Genomic window (Paenibacillus sp. PK3_47):
GCTGAAGTCAAAAGGGGTAACTGCTCCGGAAGGCGGAGTTCTTCTGACAACGGGAAGTCAACAAGCTATTGATCTGCTGACCAGAGTATACATAGATCCCGGAGACCGGGTACTGGTCGAAAATCCAACCTCGCCCGGCATCCTGCAGGCACTGCGAATGCAGGGGGCTGTCATTATTCCGTTAAAAGGGGACCGGGAAGGTCTGCTGCCGGACCATCTGCGCACGGCAATCCGCCAGCACCGGCCCAAAATGTTGTTTGCCACGCCGAGTTTTACGAACCCGAGCGGCATTCTATGGAGCCTGGCACGGCGCAAGGAAGTGCTGGAGCTCTGCGTAGGACATCATGTGCTGATTGTGGAAGATGATTCATATGGAGATTTGCATTTTCATAGACACAGCGGCCAGCCGTCTGTACATTACCCTTCTCTCTATGCACTGGAGAACGTTAGTGAGGGCGGGCATGTGCTCTACATCGGCTCTTTCAGCAAAACCGTTGCGCCGGCGCTGCGGACGGGCTGGGCAGCAGGCAGCCGGGAGCTGATCGGGATGATGGCCGCTGCCAAGCAGATGGCCGACTGGCAGTCCAGCTCGCTGAACCAGCGGCTCCTGCATCATCTGCTGGATGCTACAGCCTTTGACCTGCGCGAGCATATTGCGCTGCTGAACCGCGAGTATAACACCCGCCTGAAGCTGATGGCAGAGCTGCTGAAACGCCCGGCCTGGAAGCACAGCAGCTATGAAATGCCGGAGGGCGGCATGTTCCTGTGGGTATCGCTGCCGGAAGGGCTCGACGCGATGGCGCTGCTGAAGGCTTCACTGCTCAAAGGCGTAGCCTTCCTGCCCGGTCCGCTGTGCTCTGTCCATGGCGGCAGCGACCATATCCGCCTGAATTTCACGCATCCCGGGAGGGATGAGCTGCTGCTCGGCATGAACCTGATGAGCGAGGCGGTTACGGAGTTTACGGCCCGGAGCTGACGGTAAATATGTGGGAGCCGTGGTTACATTGCCCGGACTTCCTGGGCCGGAGTGCCAGCGGTGGGGCTGTTGCAGAGGTGGATAAGTACCGGGGACTGCAGGATAAAGCTAAAGTGTAGTAAGGCCAGCTGCGGTAAGCGTTGATTGAGGCAAGGGTTGGCTGAGGTAAGAGTAAGCAAGGGTAAGAGTGACTACGGTAAGTAGAATTTATAGTAAGAGTAAAGTGTGATTAGGGTGTGCTGAGGTAAGAGTCACTGTGTTAAGAGTAAGCTGCGCTAATATTAGAGCAGCCATCCCTGCCAATTGTGGTAGAGAGATGTACAGTGGATCTGCTGCATTTTGTGCAGCAGATTCTTTGTTTTTGGCATGAATTATTGGATCTGCTGTATTTTGTACAGCAGATTTCCATGGATTCGCTGATTTCAGCCGATATTAGGAAATCTGTTGTACAAAGTGCATTTAGTAGTGAAAACTCCGGATTTTTAGCCGGATTCTGCTGTATGAAATGCTGTAGTTTGTATTTTGCAGAGCATCCGTTATCGTGAAGGAGTCAGGTGAAGACTGCTGATGATCTGTTGCGGTGTGGTAGTGCGGCTGATCACAAGCTTGAAGCTGAGGTGGGAGTAACTAATCTGGGAGGATTAAACGTAGGGAACCCATTTGAGAGGGCTAATCTGAGGAAAACCAGACGGGAGAACAAAAATCAGAGCAAGCAACGGGGGAATACGCCGATAACTGCATTTTCTACACCTAAAAGGCTGCAAAAAGAACGATATGGAGCTTTAACTGTATTCGGTACAAGTAAAATTGCTGGAATAGCTGTTTAGACGGAATATGGGGATTTTTAACTGCACGATCTGCAATTAAAGCCCTCACGGTCCAGAAAAAAGCCGTTTTAGCTGTACGGAATACAATTAAAGTTTAAGCACGGGGCTCACCGCAGATGAGGTTGACTCCTCTATTGCAGCAGTAACCTATAGTTTGTTGGGCAGGCCCCCCGTTTAACCGGGGGGCTTTTTTTGCGTTGGCAGGGTAATCATGCATGAGAAGCATTGTGAAAATATGTACATTTGATGAAGCTGCAGGGATTTTGTGGAAACGGGAGGTCTAACGGAGGAAAGCTGCTGTTAAAGGGCCTGAGAAGAGAAAGGAACGGAAAGGGTGTCTGAGAGATGAATGCTGTGGAAAACGTACTGGAGTGTCATGCGCTGACCAAAAGGTATGGCCGGAAATACGCGCTGAACGGAGTAGATTTGACTGTGCCCAGGGGGCGGATCATGGGCCTGCTGGGGCCGAACGGTGCCGGCAAAACGACGCTGATGAAACTGATTGTTTCGCTGCTGAGGGACTATAAGGGAACGGTTGCGGTATGCGGCAGGCCTCCCGGCGTGGAGACCAAACGTATGGTAGCTTATTTGCCGGACCACGAATTTTTGTATCCCTGGATGACGATTGAAGAGTGTATAGCGCTGTTTCATCATGCTTTTAGTGACTTCCGGCGGGACAAGGCCTATGAAATGACCGGGCAGCTTGGCCTTAACGTACGGGATACCATCAAAACGCTGTCCAAAGGCATGAAGGAGCGTGTAAGCATTTCGCTGACCTTTGCGCGTAAAGCAAGCCTGTATGTGCTGGATGAGCCGCTTGCAGCGGTGGATCCTTCCACACGCGATAAGATCATGGGAATTATTCTCGATAACTTTGACGGGGAGAGTTCCATACTGATCAGCACCCACCTGATCCAGGGCGTGGAGCCTTTATTCACGGATATTGCCATTGTGAACGAAGGGCAGATTCAGCTGCAGGGCAGCATTGAGGAACTGAAGCGGGGATACGGGATGCCTATCGAGGATTTGTTCAAGCAGATTATCCGTTGATTCAGAACATTACAGAGAGGGAGTTCTACAATGATCTTTGCTCATCAATTCAAAATCGAATGCAGAAGGCATCTCGCGGTGTTCGCTACGCTGACGGCTGTAAGCGGCCTGGCCAATCTGTATTTCTTGTTCAGCAGCAGTCAGGATATGGCTTTCCTGATTCTTATGGTGA
Coding sequences:
- a CDS encoding ABC transporter ATP-binding protein, yielding MNAVENVLECHALTKRYGRKYALNGVDLTVPRGRIMGLLGPNGAGKTTLMKLIVSLLRDYKGTVAVCGRPPGVETKRMVAYLPDHEFLYPWMTIEECIALFHHAFSDFRRDKAYEMTGQLGLNVRDTIKTLSKGMKERVSISLTFARKASLYVLDEPLAAVDPSTRDKIMGIILDNFDGESSILISTHLIQGVEPLFTDIAIVNEGQIQLQGSIEELKRGYGMPIEDLFKQIIR
- a CDS encoding PLP-dependent aminotransferase family protein; amino-acid sequence: MKYEFSARAHTLASSQLLSIRTKTRRGGLISLAEELPAEELFPLPLLAETASTVISADSGALQYGDPEGYGPLRDWLTGDWLKSKGVTAPEGGVLLTTGSQQAIDLLTRVYIDPGDRVLVENPTSPGILQALRMQGAVIIPLKGDREGLLPDHLRTAIRQHRPKMLFATPSFTNPSGILWSLARRKEVLELCVGHHVLIVEDDSYGDLHFHRHSGQPSVHYPSLYALENVSEGGHVLYIGSFSKTVAPALRTGWAAGSRELIGMMAAAKQMADWQSSSLNQRLLHHLLDATAFDLREHIALLNREYNTRLKLMAELLKRPAWKHSSYEMPEGGMFLWVSLPEGLDAMALLKASLLKGVAFLPGPLCSVHGGSDHIRLNFTHPGRDELLLGMNLMSEAVTEFTARS